In the genome of Scatophagus argus isolate fScaArg1 chromosome 20, fScaArg1.pri, whole genome shotgun sequence, the window TGATTAGCGAGGAATTATGTAGGATAATGCAGTGCGTGGCACCTTTATGTGAATCCATGTGTAAGTACGCAGTGTGTCTGTAACTGTGGAAAAATATGATACTGAAAGGTGGAAAGGAGGAAAGCACCCAttcaaacatattcagtttCTCTATCAGGTTCAACTTATTTCTATCCTGGTTCCCTGCTTAAATTACATCCCAACTGCCACCACATggtgaaaaatgtctttctcaGAATACCTAATGTTTAGTTCTTTccactgaaacatttatttctgattcctttcatttctcttttctcccatTTTCCAACACCTGTACAAGTCCAGGTTGTGGTGGCAGCCCAGACATCCTTCTCCTCAGCCACACCCACCAGCTCCCTCTGGGGTCCCAGAGCCATTCCTAAGCCATATGGGATATGCATATCCATTTCAGTGTCTCCTGGGTCAGCCCCAGGGTCTGGACACCTCCACAGGGAGGCCACCCCAGGGGAGATGCTGATTAAATACCTTAACAGTCTCAACTGGCCACCAAACTCAAGGTCATTCCAAATGTCAGACTTCCTTGTCTTTGAGTGAAGGTGAACCCACTTTGGTTGCCATTATCTAAAGTCTCATTCTTGGGATCAATCCAGTACAATCACATTACCAGTCAAGATGTCAATCTTTCACTCATGAACAGGGCTGTCAAAATTGACCAAAAGTCACATCTGATTATTCCTTATAAAATACATGCATTCCTTGACAGCCCTACTCATGTACAAGATCATCTACGATCAGCATTTAAATCTTTCACTCaccctcttccttcctcctaatttgtctgtttgttttatctcagATGTCAGTTGGCAAACTTAAGACTGCCTGTGATCATTGTACTTATTCCTCTTGTGTATACAGATAATCATGAACGCTGTTTTAGTAAGCAGAACATGACAGAACTTGGCCAAGCTGAAGTTACACACAGTTCATTTACTTACTTGGCAGCGGCTGAATACATCATTGGGAGTGGGCTGGATGTTGAAGTGTCTGAGGACTCGAACCGCCTGGTCCCTGGCTTTCTCTGTACAGTCGAGGGACAGGCAGCGACCCTCACCTACTTGGGAGCGTAACTATACggggagaaagagacagcatATGTaaacgcaaacacacatgatATGCACCACAAGTTTATAGATTTGAGATTTGTTCATGAGTTCCCACTAGTAGCTACTTACAGTCTGGAATGGTTGTCCACAGGTGAGTATGACACGGCCTTCAGCTTGTGCTAACTGAcatacagcaaacacaaaacaaaaacacataaacgCAGTAATGCTACAATTGATAATCCAAAATACAAATTTGTTTTACTTAGTTTCTTCTCTTCAACTTGGGACGCTAACTAACCTTTGCAGCTACTCTGTGATCGTCAGTATTCTCCAACATGATCACATCGACTCCTAAACAGCGCAGGTACCTCCCAAGTCCCTGCAGCATGTTGTCACACACCACCCGCAACTGCTGTGGGGGCAGAGGGGGGGTGTCTTCTGAGGGCTTCccaccacacaggaggtctttttctgtgtcagagCAAGGGGGTCTGACCCTTTGAGCCCCCTGACATTCCTAAATGGACAGAGACAATAATGTGAAACTTAACTGATCCCCACATGGGgattcttttcatttgcaccACAGTACATGGAGGTCAAAGCACAGGGTGAGCTATACGACTGCACCACTGGAGCTGATGGGAACCGTTGAAGTGTATCGGTCAAATATGCCTTATCCTTCCAAGCAGGGTGGATGCTCAAACTCAGGTTCTTCAGTTAGATTTTTCTTGGAAGTTCAAAGAGGATTGTTCAGTGTAACAGCACAATagttaataaaaatagaaaatgtcaaacacatcaTCAGAGATCACCCTGTCAGTGTTCTTCTGACTGAATCTTCTGAAGACAAGCAGAAAAAGGCTGAAATTTGCTATGTTCTTCCTCATGCTCGTTGTTTATTCCAAACAAAGTGTCAGGAGAAtgtgcagaaatgtgttttaatgaagtGAAGCAACAGTTTGTAGGCCTGAGAGGATAATGCAAACATGAAGTTGTCAAGGTCAGAGTCAAGGGCAGGTCAAGTACTAAATGGATCTTAGCTTCTAtagttatttttgtatttatgagATTTTCAGTTCTTGATTTCAAGCAAAAGTAAAAGgaacacaaaaggaaaagtttTCCTGAATTACATAATTTAGAAGCTTAGAAATTTGGGATTTTCATTCACTTATCTTCACATCCTTAACCTCACAGCATACATCCACCTcataaaaatgattcaaaactATCAGCAACTTTAAACAATGGGGAAGGTAAATTGAAGCCTGACCTCTTCACCATGGTTCTGTTTCATCTGCGCAGCCTGTTTCTCcttctgcttcttttctccaCTCTTCTCTGATTGGCTTAAAGAGATGCTGTGCAGGTCAGCCGGTAGCCCAAAGCACTCTGGGTTGCTGGAGAGGACGGAGTACACCTCCAGCAAACAACAGGCATCTGCCACTAGAaggagaaacaagaagaaactaTGTATTTGTTTGCAATTCATCAGGgaataacaaaataatctttGATGCTCCATAGTGAAACAAACAGCGGCCATCTGTTTCCCTGTCATTGTCTGCCTGTGCATCCAAATACGTTACCTGCATATCTAATTTGGCTGATGCGCAGTGGCCGTTTCTCCCAGTTGGACATCTGCTCTGCCTTGTCCAGGGGCTTTCCCAAGACCTGTTGTACCAGCAGACTGAGGCCTTTCTCGGCAGAGTCCTCTCCTACCAGCACCTCTTTTGGTCCATTTTGAGTCCTCTTGACATGACTACGCTGGATCTGTAAAAAGCAGTACAGAAATTCAAGTTAGGATTAAATGCTATGGTCTGTGGTTGAATATTTCTCCACTAAAAACTCAATGTCTGTGATTAAAGCCACTCTGTTtgctttaaaatacataaaatttgTGACCAGGCAAGGCTCCAAGCAATACATGTTTGAGCTTTCCATCTTATAACCTTAACACCTTCTGTCAACTAAATATTCCTGgtgattttcaaaaacatttctcagGTTCCTCACATCCTGCAACATGCAGCCTACTCCAGCAGATGGTGAAGCAACCTCATCAGATACAGACCCATGCTGCCGTTCCTACATTCCTATCCACTGTGAGCTCAGCTACATACATCTCAGGAGGACGACTGTGCTACAGCTGCAGTTTGTACCTGAGTTATGACCAtgaaaccaaacacagacaagagaaGTGCTGACTATACTGATAAATGTTACAATCCTCTCCTGTAGCCCTGGCTGAATGGAGTACAGCAGAGAAGTGGCAATGCCAACACTGATGCTTGCTGAGCTCGACCAGACAGCCTTCTCAGTTCcagcagcacatacacacactcacacatacatttataaacacactCTGCAGTTACAAACTACTACATGTTTATACTGAatgttaaattgaaaataaaggaaataaagacaattcCCAAGCACTagtttttgctgtgtgtgatgaatttaataaaacattacttACACCACTTTTGATTAAGGTAGCATGATGCTCACGTACAGTATTTTCTAGTGCTGCTATAACTGAAGAATTTAATCTAGAAGTAATTCATCTGAAGTTATATGAATGACATGTGATAATGTTACCTTCTGATGTACATTAAGAAGATCAAGCATCCCCTCCATCTTCAATGGCTCCTCTAAAAACTGCTGCCAGGTGGCCAAAACACATTTGAGATCCCCTGACATACCATAACCTGAATAGGAACAAAGTAGAAATGTTAGAAATAGAAGTATGGATAGAAAAACCCTGGatgaattgtattttattttgtcaagtTTGTTTCTTACCCAGTTTAAGAACATCTTTCATAGAGAACAAGCTCCTGATGAAATTAACAGTATCTGGGTGTTGACAGAATCCGCTTGCACAGAGGTCTAATAAGAATACCTGGTCAAAAACTGCAAGCTGTATCAGAGCAACTTTCTGAGTTGCAATACAGCCAAATGTAGGCGGCCACTCCATGTCAAGTCCTACTACACTACCATCCTaagaaagaagcaaacagaaaatgattcGTCATAAATACTTCCAGCAGTAACCCCATTTGCCTATTAATCTTATGTACAAGTTTTCATTACAAGACTGCTCTCAAATAGAGACGGAAAACATCCTCTATACCTTCAGCACAATGTTTTGACATAACTGGAGGGCTTCCGGTGTGTCCACAAAGTGAACCTTGTCTCTGGTGAGTGGCACCTGGTAGAACTTCTCACAGTGAGACTGAGATGGTATCCACTCCTCAGTTTCTGCTGAATTACTCAGTTGTATCTGTCTGAGCAGAGGCAAGAAATGTGCATGAGCGTGCACATcaaaaggagacaaaagagggcggggaaaaaaaaaataaaaacacaaaacggGCAAATGCAGAATGAGAGAGGACAGATAACCTTAGACATACAGGAGAAACAGATATGTTCCATCTTCCATCATTAGAGGGCAAAATGGGTCATCAGCAAAGTAATTTTGTTTCAAACTCTAATAACGGCTTTAATCCACACGAATATTTTAGCGTCACAGTCACAATCCAGGTTAATAGTCAAAAAGATAACTAGATAAAAGATAACTCCAATTGTTTGTTAATAAAACAgcattgaactgaactgagatTGGAACTATTCCTGTCCTCAGCCTGTGCATTTCGCAATTTTCACCACAGGATATGATAATGTGTCACTCACCTCAAATGAGGTGGTAGACTCTGCTGCGTTTCCCACACCCCACTCGGAAGTCGATATCTATGGATGTTGTATCTCAGTGACCACTGAGCAGCTTTCCGAAGACCACAGTGCTTCACCAGCATCTGCACCAACTGGATCTGTAGCTCAAGGTCATCTGCCACTACATACTATACATACATGATGCACACAAAAATcacacatctatctatctatctatctatctatctatatagatatagatatacacacacgtatatatatatatatatatatatatatatatatatatatatatgtgtgtgtgtctgtatatatacataccTGTACATGGTCACACCAGTTCTGCTCTGTCATGCTTTTCTAAAAGAAAATAGAGGGTGAAATacgggaaaaaaaatcacaatgtgTATAATTAATGAATTCTGTAAATGGGCAACCTGGCTCTGATATTGCCTTTTCCATATTGTGGTGTTTCTAAATAAACCACGATTGCCATTAGTCTAAATTTTCACTCTTTCCAGCAGTTCTTTCAACATGGATTCACGTAATTTCCCGATGGTTCCCAAAAGTCCTTGCTCCAGATGTTGATCAACTGCCATCAATATCTAAAACCTGGACCTCTGACTGCTCATGTTTTCAGAAACTGAATCTATCTCTCATTCTAAAATCAACCAAGATTCCTCTGAGGGTCATTACTGGCTTTTATTGGCTAAAAAGAATTTCAACAATTTTGACAGTGATTTAAGTTGACATAAAGAATGTGTAACCAAAACAGGAATATTAgcagaaaaacatgacattttgaatAAACATTTCCAAGATACGATTAAGTCCTGAAGACACAGGGGGGTGTACATACTTCTTTTACAtgcttcctttcttttttatgtgatgaAACCACAttaaactaataaaaataaacaactgtaCTGTTGTAattgagttaaaaaaaactgcatgtatCAATGAAAAAATccaacatatttaattttaaaaaggtgTTGTAGTTAAACAATTTGAGCAAAAATCCATAGGTTGTACATATGTCGTATATACATACTACGATTATTCCCATTAGTTCGTACCACCTAAAACAAATGCCACTGATCAGCCTCAATACCTGGTATATTTCATGATGtttgagtaaaacaaaaaaacctgcaGCATCTTTTACCTCCACAAATCTTGCGTACATGAGGAAACGCAAAGAGTCCAATCTCCTTTTGTGCAGCGCATTGGGACACAGTCCTAAAAAGATGAGGTCACAATCATTTCTGCCTGATGAGCATACCCATACATGATCAACTTCACATGTGTTTCCGTCACACACCTTGGTCAATGTTGAATTTCTCCACGAGCCTGAAGACTTGCTTGGTGAGCATTTTGGGCTGGATCTGGTCCATGCACTGtctggacagagagaggtgaGGGAACCGCCTGTggaaacacaagcagacacaacCATATGAGTTCATATAGCAgtgcaccaacacacacatgttccaTTATGTTTTCCCATGCTCCATACCTCCTTACGTCGTTCACATTGAAGCTGGGATGGCACCACGAGTCTAGCAGAGTCACCAGTTGTTTCTCTAGATCACTGTGGTCTGTGACAAAGGACTCTGCCAACTGAAACTTATTCTGCAAGATTAGCGGTATACACATCTGTAGGAGAAGATTGGAGACGACAATTATTAAAGTTGGGAAGACATTTTAGAGAGgccattttgaaaattttagATCTTAAGCACACTAATACAGTATAATAGCTGCTCATGACACATCATGTCTCACCTCCTCCATATTCAGTTCTTTTTGTAACTGCAGCTTTGTGCTGATCACTGCTGCctgtaaaaaacacaaagtgaaaaatctaattttgtaaatgttttatttttttttgtaaaagtaaatattttgtttcagcaTTCATTCACTTTGGCTACCCAATAAATGAGGCACACACCTCTTTGTAGCAGTTAAGAGACTGCAACCTCATAATGTGCAGTCGAAGTACGGCCAGATCCAGGGACTTGAGCTGGTAGATGTTCATGAGACTATCTACAAAGCTAGCCTGGGCGTCCGTTAACAAACCCAGAGCCCGCTGTTGGAGCGCCATTGCTTGTTGCTCTGAGAGTGAGTTCAGGGTCACCTGGTGGAGGGACATTAATAATGAAAGGAGGAATGAAAACAAGAATGGCCCATAAAGCAATAACCGCTGGAACTAATGGAAGTAATCCCACTTGCGATGGTAGTGGTAACATGCGGCTCTGCAGGTGGGTCAGCAGGAGgtcagtgattaaaaaaaaatgtaccgTACACAGGAATGCAAGATGCAAGGCCCTTTATGCGCTGGTATCTTAACATGTCGCCATGGTGTTTGACAAAACACCTGTAAATATGACTCAGGCAATGTGACAACTTAACACCTAGTTGCATTTAtcaaatatatatacatgtattatAGGGTAGGATGCATGTCTTCTGCCAGCTTACAAAGATGGCTCTTCAACTGTTTTAACATATAAGCCAAGTCATTACAGCATGCACAAATGAACTGATTCATTCTTTaagctgttaaaaaaatgcaaacgTAAAACTCATTGTCAGCAGGtggcacaaacagaaaaaaaactgcgaCTCTGCAATACATTTCTTTGGTTTAAAAAGGTTTGTTTGAAACTTGTCAACCTGCGGATGTTCCTTTAACCATGTCTGGAATTCCATGAGGATGTGATGGCCGAGGGTGTGGCTCCGACCCTTCTGTTTGCCTGGACAGCTCTCCAGGATTGTTAGCAAGGCCTCCAGAGGCTCGGAAAGCTTTGAAAATCCCTGGAGGGCTGCCAAACGTAGCTGTGGGGAAGGGGAGGGAGTGGTGTGAATTAAAACCAAAATTGTAAAGAGAGAGATAAGACAAATGTATGAAACATTACagcttatcttttttttaatatattcaaTCCTATTTTTGAGTAGATTTATACAAATCAGGACCTAGTGTGTGTCATTCTTATTATACCCACACGGTATTCATTGACATAATCTCAGTTAGTTTGTAACTAAAATGGGAACTATTCAATTATATTGTAGAAACCTGTAATCAGGTCATGAATTTTTAGAAAATCCAAACCAAAGTAGCCGGTCAAGACAAACAGCTAATCTCCCTGCCTAACACCAGCAGAAACATGAACCTGTGACACATTTTAGATCTCTCAACTAAAGAATGCAAACTCCGGCATTAGAAACTTCCTACacagagaatgaaaataatatctGTGTGAGAAAATACTTTGCGCTGTGTCTTAATTTGCAAAACAGATGTCATCCACTCAATATCCTcctcacacagatctcaagttCATTCAGTGCAACACAAATTCCTTCCTTCCTACAGACAGACACTCTGGTTTcctcattaacacacacacacacacacacacacaaacacacacacactggtaagTGTCATTTAAACATGCTGGTATCCAATCTCTCTCTCGTCTTCCTTCCTGTGCAAGTGCTTcttgcagacacacaaatactcTATCTCTCTaccactgtaaacacacatgcacacttgcaTGTGTGGAACTGACACATGCTGTGAAAGTGACTCTCACCGTCTGCAGATCTTTCCGGTTCCATACCTCCAAGAGTTCATCTCTCAGCACGGCAGGGTCAAGACCTTGGggatcacacacaaacacacacacagagaagaggtGGGGTTTcactctgacctttgacctcagtcAACCTGTCAAGGTATCAAACCTATTTGCCTTCTTAGTTGTTTTCTTAATTAACCATATGAAACAGCCTATGGGGCCTCATTAAGAGTTCCAATTTGGAAAGATGAAACCTTAGCAAGATACAAATCCTCTAGATCTAATTccgaaaaataaataaaatagaaaaatgcaGAGGCTATGCAAATGGGTCATTTTGTCAATAattacaatacatttttttgctgAAGCCTCCAGGGACATTTACTTTTTCCAGTTAGCACGATAGCCTgcttggaaaaacattttttaatcagCTCTTCCTGGCTGTACCTGCCCTTACCTTGCTATGCAAATAGCAAGCTTGGTACAGGTTATGAAAAACATTCTGTAAACCACAAAGCTGATTTGCCCTTTCTAGTAAGTAGTGGTCACAATAATAAAAGGTCACATTTGCTTCCAAAAAGTCTTGAAATTCCATGTTTTGTGTCCAACCTAAATCTTAGCTTATAGGTAATGTGATATACTGGAATACACTGGAAATATTGTTCGTTAAAACAGGCAAAGCTGAGCAGCCATAACGAgaaatattatttctttaacAGGCATAGCAAAGCAGCCATAACATCGGATTAACAGCTGATGCTAGTTGGATAGTAGAGGAACCTGGCATTAGCTCTGCATTCCAGTCGAATCTGCAGCCAAAATACTCTAGGGACAACTCTCAGGGCATAATTTTTTGGAAGACCACAGTGGGTAAAGAGGCCTAGAACAAAGGAGAGATGtaagcatgcatgtgtgcttgaCGTTTTATCCATCTGCCTGTGCATGTATTCCATTGAGCCTTCTCAAAAGTACCAGCTCCTTTCTCTGTCGCTCATGCTGTGTGGGCTCCACTGTACCTGCCCCcatacccccccccctcccttcccaGGACTAGTTTTCctgttctcctctccctccctgcagcAGCCTCTCTCGATTTTGTCTCGGATTTCCCCAGGAAAGGGCTATGCGGTGGTCATGGTGTAAAAAATACAGCCTTCCTGATGCACAGCCTGGGAAAGCAGACCAAAAgacctctgcctctctctctgtgttggcCTCTTTCTTCACTGTATTTCTGCTGGCCTGACATGTTGCCTTTTAAACATGAGATGAAACAGGAGATTCTCATTTGGTATAgcgttttcattttaaaaaatgccagTTGTGTTTTCACCAGTGGTTTTtgcattgttgtgtttgttagtACAAATCATGCACGGTCAACATTAGTGTCAGTCACTCTCTATAATATATATTAGTTTCAGATTTTTGTAAATGCATTTACTACCTTTCAGACAATGACTACACTGAGATAATTCCcatttgacatgaaaaattTATTTCCAGTTAGTTTGAAGTTGATCAAGAAACTGTTTGTACTCCACTTCAATGAATGCAATATCTGCTTTTACTAAAGCAACAAAGGCCTTTCAAACAAACCTACACTGCAGTATCTCACCATGACGCCACAGCTTTGATAGCAACATTACAGCATACCATagaaaacagcaaagcagaCTGGATATGTAGTAAATGGGTTACGACAtccaaaaaaacacagcaacaatcCATTGAAAGGCCCTTGAATTTCAAGCATTTGAATGGCTACAGAGTTTCCTTTGCTGTTCTGCATGGTTCTCTGCTGTTAGACACCCCACTCCAGCCCATTCATCCCACTGGTGAACATGCGTACGTGCACAgagactcacacaaacacaaacagcacaacccacttcacttcactttgacTGTTCGTGTGAGCACAGAGGAGgatagagaaggagagaaggagagcagaagagaggaaTGTGGAGCATGAAGCTTCTTTATAGTCTTGGCTTGTGGGTGAATGACAGAGCTGTAGGCTCCCCATTCACTACAACATAATAACCTCCATCACAAATACACACGGACACCCGTACAGTACTGAACTCATTCACCCCTgacagagtgatttttttttttttattatttgataatATGAAACGTGAGAAAACACCTAATTTTACACTAAGTAGGCTTTAAAGTAATTGTATACTATCCTAACCTCCCActctgacaaaacaataaaagtcaAACTTTAATTTTGGTAAAATAAGACAGAGATTAAATCCACAGGCAGGTCTAACTGCCTGTTGCCAGGCAGctgccaaaataaaagaaacacaaagatcaAGTGTCTAAATGGGGCATTTGGTGTCACTACAGCCACCAGAACAGCTTCAGTGTGACTTGGCAGAGGTTTTGCAA includes:
- the exd3 gene encoding exonuclease mut-7 homolog yields the protein MSHTTQETEGLDPAVLRDELLEVWNRKDLQTLRLAALQGFSKLSEPLEALLTILESCPGKQKGRSHTLGHHILMEFQTWLKEHPQVTLNSLSEQQAMALQQRALGLLTDAQASFVDSLMNIYQLKSLDLAVLRLHIMRLQSLNCYKEAAVISTKLQLQKELNMEEMCIPLILQNKFQLAESFVTDHSDLEKQLVTLLDSWCHPSFNVNDVRRRFPHLSLSRQCMDQIQPKMLTKQVFRLVEKFNIDQGLCPNALHKRRLDSLRFLMYARFVEKSMTEQNWCDHVQYVVADDLELQIQLVQMLVKHCGLRKAAQWSLRYNIHRYRLPSGVWETQQSLPPHLRQIQLSNSAETEEWIPSQSHCEKFYQVPLTRDKVHFVDTPEALQLCQNIVLKDGSVVGLDMEWPPTFGCIATQKVALIQLAVFDQVFLLDLCASGFCQHPDTVNFIRSLFSMKDVLKLGYGMSGDLKCVLATWQQFLEEPLKMEGMLDLLNVHQKIQRSHVKRTQNGPKEVLVGEDSAEKGLSLLVQQVLGKPLDKAEQMSNWEKRPLRISQIRYAVADACCLLEVYSVLSSNPECFGLPADLHSISLSQSEKSGEKKQKEKQAAQMKQNHGEEECQGAQRVRPPCSDTEKDLLCGGKPSEDTPPLPPQQLRVVCDNMLQGLGRYLRCLGVDVIMLENTDDHRVAAKLAQAEGRVILTCGQPFQTLRSQVGEGRCLSLDCTEKARDQAVRVLRHFNIQPTPNDVFSRCQACNSDQYVAVPAKDMVRMLKQKGFLQDQDNADHIRQQDEEMTPSVTPDLPRYALQCQWAPLSDLDPDTLTFPGGASIQLHTVPPSLLSRIPLFYVCTRCGKVFWEGSHYSRVLSMFEEVFHIAETESAAVSVTAAQRD